In one Candidatus Jidaibacter acanthamoeba genomic region, the following are encoded:
- a CDS encoding IS3 family transposase — protein sequence MFKTKSEVKSAIFEYIEAFYNGKRRHSTLNYCSPNVFEQYYYKVA from the coding sequence ATTTTTAAAACTAAAAGTGAGGTGAAAAGTGCTATATTTGAATACATAGAAGCTTTCTATAATGGAAAACGTAGACATTCTACTTTAAATTATTGCTCTCCTAACGTTTTTGAGCAATATTACTACAAAGTTGCTTAA
- a CDS encoding transposase, with protein MTNQRKERRRNYTKEFKVEAIKLVTEEGYSLSQAAEGLGISKSTIAKWKQVLSNKGDKDIAFPSKGQLNPEEAKLKGLQKELERVKRERDILKKTLAYFADPLK; from the coding sequence ATAACTAATCAGAGAAAAGAAAGAAGAAGGAATTATACAAAAGAATTTAAAGTAGAAGCAATAAAGCTAGTAACTGAAGAAGGATATAGCCTCAGTCAAGCAGCGGAGGGTCTAGGGATCAGTAAAAGTACCATAGCTAAATGGAAGCAGGTACTAAGCAATAAAGGAGATAAAGATATAGCATTTCCCAGCAAAGGGCAGCTTAATCCTGAAGAAGCAAAATTAAAAGGATTACAGAAGGAGCTGGAGAGAGTAAAGAGGGAGAGAGACATATTAAAAAAGACGCTAGCATATTTTGCCGATCCGCTAAAGTAA